A region from the Onthophagus taurus isolate NC chromosome 8, IU_Otau_3.0, whole genome shotgun sequence genome encodes:
- the LOC139431349 gene encoding uncharacterized protein — translation MVVCEDCGKSFTRVDNLKRHQRLSCIGKRIKLDAPQIPKAVKCEACDDYVNRQCYSAHLRSNAHKRNAFVIIDDGVERIAGAFGDKIVSYRISEEGFFVDLDEFSHRIREKILNLIQSAIDIHRNVKLNMECFGLYFLQSKDDCEIKSFNTKNKNSIRASNYIDLPSQIKAKHAVINIQNADDACFAWAVTSALHEPNGLPQRTSSYPNYLDCGLDYSNIVFPVKLRDIPVFEKQNKLSINVYGINEYFKDGIMNYDIITMYICRQKEERHINLLLVTYDSGNSHYCWIKNLSRLLSSQASQNGHEKYMCDGCLVFFTSENKLIRHQSDDCSKVRAILPTTNLKINKYGNEENKNILQFENFERQLKIPFVVYADFEALQKPIADAEATELNDDNSYSVKCFKHEPYAFAYYIKCSYDESLSKFEIYRGRNAAQIFMSKLEHDVLNIYKNYLSQSKEMLPLLPIDRLIHEMQDICHICSHKIKEGNKVCNHDHLTGLYRGPAHAVCNINYQLPKFIPIFFHNLSNYDSHMFVKDMALKEEDVDVIAQNKEKYISFSKKIIVGENIDSKGKLRRVHMKLRFVDSFRFMALSLEKLGSFLEDNQCVQIRKYFRNEEQFRLIRQKGVFPYSFVDSFEKLNLTALPDRNSFYNQLCDDSITEENYCRAQTVWNLFNCRTLGEYSDIYLTSDVLLLADVFENFRTISMKYYSLDPCHYFTAPGFGWDALLRMTGVKLELLTDIDMLHFFKNGIRGGLSMCTKRSTKANNKLMMEFDETKDPSYILYLDATNLYGHAMRRKLPTGGFRWLSEEEIQKLDIYNTEDDSEKGYVFEVDLEYPEAIHDERNDLPFCPERIVPPGSKNAKLITNLENKTKYIIHYVNLKQCLKLGLKLTKIYRVLEFKQSNWMRSYIDFNSDKRAKAKNEFEKNHYKAMNNIVYGKTMENVEKRVDIRLVTHWECRHKKPGVEALIAKPNFKSSKIFCDNLIAVQLNVAEVRYCKPLYVGFSILELSETVMYSFFYDYLKVKYGNNITLLYTDTDSLILEITTPNVYEDIKENIEFFDTSNYPLENIHNIPRGRSVLGRMKDEYPNRCITSFVGTGAKAYSPC, via the exons atggtcGTGTGTGAggattgtggaaaaagttttactcgagttgacaatttaaaaaggcATCAACGATTATCTTGTATTGGCAAGAGAATCAAGCTTGACGCACCGCAAATTCCAAAAGCAGTAAAATGTGAGGCTTGCGATGATTATGTAAATAGACAATGTTACTCTGCACATTTACGAAGCAACGCACATAAGCGTAATGCTTTTGTTATAATCGATGATGGAGTGGAGAGAATCGCTGGAGCATTCGGCGATAAAATCGTCAGTTATCGAATAAGTGAAGAAGGTTTTTTTGTGGATTTGGATGAATTTTCACATAGAATTcgagaaaaaatactaaatctgATACAAAGCGCAATCGATATTCaccgaaatgtaaaattaaatatggaatgttttggtttgtattttttacaatcaaaggacgactgtgaaataaaatcattcaatacGAAAAATAAG AATTCCATAAGAGCATCTAATTACATCGATTTACCGTCGCAAATAAAAGCAAAGCATGCtgtgataaatatacaaaacgcgGATGATGCATGTTTTGCATGGGCTGTAACATCCGCACTACATGAACCGAACGGTTTACCACAGAGGACATCTTCGTATCCGAATTACCTGGACTGCGGCTTAGactattcaaatattgtttttccagTTAAATTACGTGATATACCTGTATTCGAAAAGCAGAACAAATTATCTATTAACGTATATGGAATAAATGAGTATTTTAAAGACGGtattatgaattatgacataattacaatgtatatatgtcggcaaaaagaagaaagacatataaatttattattggttaCATATGATTCCGGAAATAGTCactattgttggataaaaaatctGTCTCGATTACTATCATCGCAAGCATCGCAGAATGGTCATGAAAAGTATATGTGCGATGGATGCTTGGTGTTCTTTACgtcagaaaataaacttatccgTCATCAAAGTGACGATTGCAGCAAGGTAAGGGCAATtttaccaacaacaaatttgaaaataaataaatatggaaatgaagaaaacaaaaacatattacagttcgaaaattttgaacgacaattaaaaataccgtTTGTGGTGTATGCAGATTTTGAAGCATTACAGAAACCGATCGCCGATGCGGAAGCAACTGAACTTAACGATGATAATTCATACTCCgtcaaatgtttcaaacacgAACCTTATGCATTtgcatattatataaaatgttcttATGACGAATCATTGTCAAAGTTTGAAATATATCGCGGACGTAATGCTGCTCAAATTTTCATGAGCAAGTTGGAACATGACGTTttgaatatatacaaaaattatttaagccaATCAAAAGAAATGCTCCCATTACTACCTATAGATAGATTAATACATGAGATGCAGGATATCTGTCACATTTgttcgcacaaaataaaagaaggtaATAAAGTATGCAATCATGATCACCTAACTGGGTTGTATAGAGGACCCGCACATGCTGTATGTaacatcaattatcaattaccaaaGTTCATACCAATATTTTTTCACAATCTTTCGAACTACGATTCTCATATGTTTGTGAAAGATATGgcattaaaagaagaagacgtGGATGTTATAGCacagaataaagaaaagtacatatcattttcgaaaaaaattatcgtaggAGAAAACATTGACAGCAAGGGAAAGCTAAGGCGGGTTCATATGAAATTGAGATTTGTAGATTCATTTAGGTTTATGGCTTTATCGCTAGAGAAGTTGGGTTCATTTTTGGAAGACAACCAATGCGTTcaaatcagaaaatattttaggaacGAAGAACAGTTTCGACTTATACGACAGAAAGGAGTTTTTCCGTATTCTTTTGTAGATTCATTCGAAAAGCTGAATCTTACCGCTCTGCCAGATCGAAATAGTTTTTACAATCAATTATGCGACGATAGTATAAccgaagaaaattattgtcgTGCACAAACGGTGTGGAACTTATTTAACTGTCGCACTTTAGGTGAATATAGCGATATTTATTTAACGTCTGACGTTTTACTTTTGGCGGACGTGTTTGAGAATTTCCGAACCATCTCGATGAAGTACTACTCTTTGGATCCATGTCATTACTTCACAGCGCCGGGCTTCGGTTGGGATGCATTATTACGAATGACAGgggtaaaattagaattattaacggacatagacatgttacacttctttaaaaatggtattcgcGGTGGATTAAGTATGTGCACTAAACGCAGTACGAAggctaacaataaattaatgatggaATTTGATGAAACCAAAGACCCATCTTATATTTTGTATCTCGACGCTACAAATTTGTATGGACACGCAATGAGACGAAAATTACCTACGGGAGGATTTCGATGGCTATCAGAAGAGGAGATTCAAAAGTTAGATATTTACAATACGGAAGACGATTCCGAAAAGGGTTACGTGTTCGAGGTAGATTTAGAGTATCCGGAAGCAATACATGATGAACGCAACGATTTACCATTTTGTCCAGAACGGATTGTACCCCCAGgttcaaaaaatgcaaagttaataacaaatttggaaaataaaacaaaatacatcatTCATTACGTGAATCTAAAGCAGTGTCTCAAGCTCGGATTGAAACTAACGAAGATTTACAGAGtattagaatttaaacaatccaaCTGGATGCGGAGCTACATCGATTTCAATTCCGATAAACGTGCGAAAGCtaagaatgaatttgaaaaaaatcattacaaagcaATGAATAACATCGTATACGGTAAGACAatggaaaatgtggaaaagcGAGTGGATATAAGACTAGTTACCCACTGGGAATGTCGTCATAAGAAACCGGGTGTGGAAGCCCTAATagctaaaccaaattttaaatcttcaaaaatattttgcgatAATTTGATAGCCGTTCAATTGAACGTCGCGGAAGTTCGTTATTGCAAACCGCTGTATGTGGGTTTCAGTATATTAGAGCTTTCGGAAACCGTAATGTACAGCTTCTTCTATGAttacttaaaagttaaatatggaaataacatAACACTTTTATACACCGATACTGACTCCCTCATCCTAGAGATTACTACTCCCAATGTATAtgaggatataaaagaaaatattgaattttttgatacgtCCAATTATCCGTTAGAGAATATACACAATATTCCTCGCGGTCGATCTGTGTTGGGAAGAATGAAAGATGAATATCCAAACAGGTGCATAACGTCATTTGTTGGAACAGGAGCTAAAGCGTACTCACCTTGTTGa